A genomic region of Saccopteryx bilineata isolate mSacBil1 chromosome 1, mSacBil1_pri_phased_curated, whole genome shotgun sequence contains the following coding sequences:
- the TLE6 gene encoding transducin-like enhancer protein 6 isoform X2 produces MSLCGHLSPQGHPPRMVRPPGTLAHREASLPTLNNQGILDQLKKQFPRIPPHLPAQVENIYYLLQEIRQCLQEHHRQGEWTIYSRPGLEPEDQVGTIQAENFLQIMETYSKSLGFQPGEADQDSWGPTSPKASQPPGVKSPQPSSLQGPKFEHIMATRSSDWLQQPSGEDHSQVYQLDTRPSWDSEPQFWQDVLTQQLWQIFAGTHNQVDQPTHKLTEQVPNLDSQDPDPCYFGTEPYTEDAFVCSPPEPLHISHAGVQEESTRPGMAPGVMLSCVAQEPARRAYPFLKPMCWDPEDFEDTWKRPDALPWQSKKFAVPHRMKVIRILKHREPVLATAVSSFTRHVFTCGRGGVRVWSLASQMMEDKLPDSYLRVQTPGAYLLTCLLASNSTTLLTGGHNLAGVSVWDLMAPSLHIRDELPSAGLTCQALAANLEDNLAFGSFTDGTIRIWDLRSQGVVRDLQGPPNGAKSIVVKDRNIWTGGLDACLRRWDLRTVGEPQEYQFESQIISLSPNPREDWVLVGTANGQQWLQPTLGGQKYMVGCKDSTILGLKFCPLGQWWVSVGMDNLVSIYSMPTGAKVLQVPETSSVMCCDVSSNNRLIATGSRDHASVYQITY; encoded by the exons ATGTCCTTGTGTGGCCATCTTAGCCCTCAGGGGCACCCTCCAAGGATGGTGAGGCCCCCAGGAACTTTG GCTCATCGTGAGGCCAGCCTTCCCACCCTGAATAATCAGGGCATCCTGGATCAGCTCAAGAAGCAGTTCCCTAG GATACCCCCTCACTTGCCAGCACAGGTGGAGAACATTTACTACTTG CTCCAGGAGATCCGGCAGTGTCTACAGGAGCATCACAGGCAG GGAGAATGGACTATATATAgcaggccagggctggagccagAGGACCAAGTTGGGACCATCCAG GCAGAAAATTTCCTACAGATCATGGAGACCTACAGTAAatccttgggcttccagccaggaGAG GCTGACCAGGACTCCTGGGGACCCACCAGCCCCAAGGCTTCCCAGCCCCCAGGGGTCAAGTCTCCACAGCCCTCCAGTCTTCAGGGGCCGAAATTCGAACACATCATGGCCACAAGGTCCTCTGACTGGCTCCAGCAGCCCTCTGGAGAGGACCACTCCCAAGTCTACCAGCTAGACACAAGGCCATCCTGGGACTCTGAGCCCCAGTTTTGGCAGGATGTTCTGACCCAGCAACTCTGGCAGATTTTTGCTGGGACCCACAATCAAGTGGACCAACCAACACATAAGT TGACAGAGCAGGTGCCAAACTTG GATAGCCAGGACCCAGATCCATGCTACTTTGGAACAGAACCCTATACCGAAGATGCTTTCG TTTGCAGTCCACCTGAGCCCCTCCACATTTCCCATGCAGGTGTCCAAGAAGAGAGCACAAGGCCAGGCATGGCACCAGGAGTGATGCTCTCCTGTGTGGCTCAG GAGCCTGCCAGGAGAGCATATCCCTTTCTGAAACCCAT GTGCTGGGACCCCGAAGACTTTGAAGACACATGGAAGAGGCCGGATGCCTTGCCCTGGCAATCCAAGAAGTTCGCTGTCCCACACAGAATGAAGGTGATACGGATACTAAAACACAGGGAGCCTGTATTAGCCACAGCAGTCAGCAGCTTCACGAGGCATGTGTTCACCTGTGGCAGAGGTGGAGTCAGAGTGTGGAGCCTGGCCAGCCAGATGATGGAGGACAAGCTCCCTGACAGCTACCTGCGGGTACAG ACTCCCGGAGCCTACCTGCTCACCTGCCTACTTGCTTCTAACAGCACTACTCTGCTGACCGGGGGCCACAATTTGGCTGGTGTGAGTGTGTGGGACCTGATGGCACCCTCCCTGCACATTAGAGATGAGCTACCCTCTGCAGGTCTCacctgccaggccctggctgccAACCTGGAGGACAACCTGGCCTTCGGCAGCTTCACTGATGGCACCATCAGGATCTGGGACCTGCGGAGCCAGGGTGTAGTCAG GGACCTGCAGGGCCCCCCGAATGGAGCCAAGAGCATTGTTGTCAAGGACCGGAACATCTGGACAGGGGGTCTGGATGCCTGCCTGCGGCGCTGGGACCTGAGGACTGTCGGGGAGCCCCAGGAATACCAGTTTGAGTCTCAG ATAATAagcctctcccccaacccccgggAGGACTGGGTTCTGGTGGGCACAGCCAATGGCCAGCAGTGGCTGCAACCCACCCTTGGGGGCCAGAAATACATGGTGGGCTGTAAGGACAGCACCATCCTCGGTCTCAAGTTCTGTCCTCTCG GCCAGTGGTGGGTGAGCGTTGGGATGGACAACCTGGTCAGCATCTACAGCATGCCCACAGGAGCCAAGGTGTTACAG GTACCTGAAACCAGCTCTGTCATGTGCTGTGACGTGTCTTCTAACAACCGCCTGATCGCCACAGGGTCCAGGGACCATGCCTCAGTATACCAGATCACATACTAA
- the TLE6 gene encoding transducin-like enhancer protein 6 isoform X8 yields MSLCGHLSPQGHPPRMVRPPGTLLQEIRQCLQEHHRQGEWTIYSRPGLEPEDQVGTIQAENFLQIMETYSKSLGFQPGEISSEQADQDSWGPTSPKASQPPGVKSPQPSSLQGPKFEHIMATRSSDWLQQPSGEDHSQVYQLDTRPSWDSEPQFWQDVLTQQLWQIFAGTHNQVDQPTHKLTEQVPNLDSQDPDPCYFGTEPYTEDAFVCSPPEPLHISHAGVQEESTRPGMAPGVMLSCVAQEPARRAYPFLKPMCWDPEDFEDTWKRPDALPWQSKKFAVPHRMKVIRILKHREPVLATAVSSFTRHVFTCGRGGVRVWSLASQMMEDKLPDSYLRVQTPGAYLLTCLLASNSTTLLTGGHNLAGVSVWDLMAPSLHIRDELPSAGLTCQALAANLEDNLAFGSFTDGTIRIWDLRSQGVVRDLQGPPNGAKSIVVKDRNIWTGGLDACLRRWDLRTVGEPQEYQFESQIISLSPNPREDWVLVGTANGQQWLQPTLGGQKYMVGCKDSTILGLKFCPLGQWWVSVGMDNLVSIYSMPTGAKVLQVPETSSVMCCDVSSNNRLIATGSRDHASVYQITY; encoded by the exons ATGTCCTTGTGTGGCCATCTTAGCCCTCAGGGGCACCCTCCAAGGATGGTGAGGCCCCCAGGAACTTTG CTCCAGGAGATCCGGCAGTGTCTACAGGAGCATCACAGGCAG GGAGAATGGACTATATATAgcaggccagggctggagccagAGGACCAAGTTGGGACCATCCAG GCAGAAAATTTCCTACAGATCATGGAGACCTACAGTAAatccttgggcttccagccaggaGAG ATCTCCTCTGAACAGGCTGACCAGGACTCCTGGGGACCCACCAGCCCCAAGGCTTCCCAGCCCCCAGGGGTCAAGTCTCCACAGCCCTCCAGTCTTCAGGGGCCGAAATTCGAACACATCATGGCCACAAGGTCCTCTGACTGGCTCCAGCAGCCCTCTGGAGAGGACCACTCCCAAGTCTACCAGCTAGACACAAGGCCATCCTGGGACTCTGAGCCCCAGTTTTGGCAGGATGTTCTGACCCAGCAACTCTGGCAGATTTTTGCTGGGACCCACAATCAAGTGGACCAACCAACACATAAGT TGACAGAGCAGGTGCCAAACTTG GATAGCCAGGACCCAGATCCATGCTACTTTGGAACAGAACCCTATACCGAAGATGCTTTCG TTTGCAGTCCACCTGAGCCCCTCCACATTTCCCATGCAGGTGTCCAAGAAGAGAGCACAAGGCCAGGCATGGCACCAGGAGTGATGCTCTCCTGTGTGGCTCAG GAGCCTGCCAGGAGAGCATATCCCTTTCTGAAACCCAT GTGCTGGGACCCCGAAGACTTTGAAGACACATGGAAGAGGCCGGATGCCTTGCCCTGGCAATCCAAGAAGTTCGCTGTCCCACACAGAATGAAGGTGATACGGATACTAAAACACAGGGAGCCTGTATTAGCCACAGCAGTCAGCAGCTTCACGAGGCATGTGTTCACCTGTGGCAGAGGTGGAGTCAGAGTGTGGAGCCTGGCCAGCCAGATGATGGAGGACAAGCTCCCTGACAGCTACCTGCGGGTACAG ACTCCCGGAGCCTACCTGCTCACCTGCCTACTTGCTTCTAACAGCACTACTCTGCTGACCGGGGGCCACAATTTGGCTGGTGTGAGTGTGTGGGACCTGATGGCACCCTCCCTGCACATTAGAGATGAGCTACCCTCTGCAGGTCTCacctgccaggccctggctgccAACCTGGAGGACAACCTGGCCTTCGGCAGCTTCACTGATGGCACCATCAGGATCTGGGACCTGCGGAGCCAGGGTGTAGTCAG GGACCTGCAGGGCCCCCCGAATGGAGCCAAGAGCATTGTTGTCAAGGACCGGAACATCTGGACAGGGGGTCTGGATGCCTGCCTGCGGCGCTGGGACCTGAGGACTGTCGGGGAGCCCCAGGAATACCAGTTTGAGTCTCAG ATAATAagcctctcccccaacccccgggAGGACTGGGTTCTGGTGGGCACAGCCAATGGCCAGCAGTGGCTGCAACCCACCCTTGGGGGCCAGAAATACATGGTGGGCTGTAAGGACAGCACCATCCTCGGTCTCAAGTTCTGTCCTCTCG GCCAGTGGTGGGTGAGCGTTGGGATGGACAACCTGGTCAGCATCTACAGCATGCCCACAGGAGCCAAGGTGTTACAG GTACCTGAAACCAGCTCTGTCATGTGCTGTGACGTGTCTTCTAACAACCGCCTGATCGCCACAGGGTCCAGGGACCATGCCTCAGTATACCAGATCACATACTAA
- the TLE6 gene encoding transducin-like enhancer protein 6 isoform X12: METYSKSLGFQPGEADQDSWGPTSPKASQPPGVKSPQPSSLQGPKFEHIMATRSSDWLQQPSGEDHSQVYQLDTRPSWDSEPQFWQDVLTQQLWQIFAGTHNQVDQPTHKLTEQVPNLDSQDPDPCYFGTEPYTEDAFVCSPPEPLHISHAGVQEESTRPGMAPGVMLSCVAQEPARRAYPFLKPMCWDPEDFEDTWKRPDALPWQSKKFAVPHRMKVIRILKHREPVLATAVSSFTRHVFTCGRGGVRVWSLASQMMEDKLPDSYLRVQTPGAYLLTCLLASNSTTLLTGGHNLAGVSVWDLMAPSLHIRDELPSAGLTCQALAANLEDNLAFGSFTDGTIRIWDLRSQGVVRDLQGPPNGAKSIVVKDRNIWTGGLDACLRRWDLRTVGEPQEYQFESQIISLSPNPREDWVLVGTANGQQWLQPTLGGQKYMVGCKDSTILGLKFCPLGQWWVSVGMDNLVSIYSMPTGAKVLQVPETSSVMCCDVSSNNRLIATGSRDHASVYQITY; this comes from the exons ATGGAGACCTACAGTAAatccttgggcttccagccaggaGAG GCTGACCAGGACTCCTGGGGACCCACCAGCCCCAAGGCTTCCCAGCCCCCAGGGGTCAAGTCTCCACAGCCCTCCAGTCTTCAGGGGCCGAAATTCGAACACATCATGGCCACAAGGTCCTCTGACTGGCTCCAGCAGCCCTCTGGAGAGGACCACTCCCAAGTCTACCAGCTAGACACAAGGCCATCCTGGGACTCTGAGCCCCAGTTTTGGCAGGATGTTCTGACCCAGCAACTCTGGCAGATTTTTGCTGGGACCCACAATCAAGTGGACCAACCAACACATAAGT TGACAGAGCAGGTGCCAAACTTG GATAGCCAGGACCCAGATCCATGCTACTTTGGAACAGAACCCTATACCGAAGATGCTTTCG TTTGCAGTCCACCTGAGCCCCTCCACATTTCCCATGCAGGTGTCCAAGAAGAGAGCACAAGGCCAGGCATGGCACCAGGAGTGATGCTCTCCTGTGTGGCTCAG GAGCCTGCCAGGAGAGCATATCCCTTTCTGAAACCCAT GTGCTGGGACCCCGAAGACTTTGAAGACACATGGAAGAGGCCGGATGCCTTGCCCTGGCAATCCAAGAAGTTCGCTGTCCCACACAGAATGAAGGTGATACGGATACTAAAACACAGGGAGCCTGTATTAGCCACAGCAGTCAGCAGCTTCACGAGGCATGTGTTCACCTGTGGCAGAGGTGGAGTCAGAGTGTGGAGCCTGGCCAGCCAGATGATGGAGGACAAGCTCCCTGACAGCTACCTGCGGGTACAG ACTCCCGGAGCCTACCTGCTCACCTGCCTACTTGCTTCTAACAGCACTACTCTGCTGACCGGGGGCCACAATTTGGCTGGTGTGAGTGTGTGGGACCTGATGGCACCCTCCCTGCACATTAGAGATGAGCTACCCTCTGCAGGTCTCacctgccaggccctggctgccAACCTGGAGGACAACCTGGCCTTCGGCAGCTTCACTGATGGCACCATCAGGATCTGGGACCTGCGGAGCCAGGGTGTAGTCAG GGACCTGCAGGGCCCCCCGAATGGAGCCAAGAGCATTGTTGTCAAGGACCGGAACATCTGGACAGGGGGTCTGGATGCCTGCCTGCGGCGCTGGGACCTGAGGACTGTCGGGGAGCCCCAGGAATACCAGTTTGAGTCTCAG ATAATAagcctctcccccaacccccgggAGGACTGGGTTCTGGTGGGCACAGCCAATGGCCAGCAGTGGCTGCAACCCACCCTTGGGGGCCAGAAATACATGGTGGGCTGTAAGGACAGCACCATCCTCGGTCTCAAGTTCTGTCCTCTCG GCCAGTGGTGGGTGAGCGTTGGGATGGACAACCTGGTCAGCATCTACAGCATGCCCACAGGAGCCAAGGTGTTACAG GTACCTGAAACCAGCTCTGTCATGTGCTGTGACGTGTCTTCTAACAACCGCCTGATCGCCACAGGGTCCAGGGACCATGCCTCAGTATACCAGATCACATACTAA
- the TLE6 gene encoding transducin-like enhancer protein 6 isoform X4: MSLCGHLSPQGHPPRMVRPPGTLAHREASLPTLNNQGILDQLKKQFPRIPPHLPAQVENIYYLLQEIRQCLQEHHRQGEWTIYSRPGLEPEDQVGTIQAENFLQIMETYSKSLGFQPGEISSEQADQDSWGPTSPKASQPPGVKSPQPSSLQGPKFEHIMATRSSDWLQQPSGEDHSQVYQLDTRPSWDSEPQFWQDVLTQQLWQIFAGTHNQVDQPTHKLTEQVPNLDSQDPDPCYFGTEPYTEDAFGVQEESTRPGMAPGVMLSCVAQEPARRAYPFLKPMCWDPEDFEDTWKRPDALPWQSKKFAVPHRMKVIRILKHREPVLATAVSSFTRHVFTCGRGGVRVWSLASQMMEDKLPDSYLRVQTPGAYLLTCLLASNSTTLLTGGHNLAGVSVWDLMAPSLHIRDELPSAGLTCQALAANLEDNLAFGSFTDGTIRIWDLRSQGVVRDLQGPPNGAKSIVVKDRNIWTGGLDACLRRWDLRTVGEPQEYQFESQIISLSPNPREDWVLVGTANGQQWLQPTLGGQKYMVGCKDSTILGLKFCPLGQWWVSVGMDNLVSIYSMPTGAKVLQVPETSSVMCCDVSSNNRLIATGSRDHASVYQITY; encoded by the exons ATGTCCTTGTGTGGCCATCTTAGCCCTCAGGGGCACCCTCCAAGGATGGTGAGGCCCCCAGGAACTTTG GCTCATCGTGAGGCCAGCCTTCCCACCCTGAATAATCAGGGCATCCTGGATCAGCTCAAGAAGCAGTTCCCTAG GATACCCCCTCACTTGCCAGCACAGGTGGAGAACATTTACTACTTG CTCCAGGAGATCCGGCAGTGTCTACAGGAGCATCACAGGCAG GGAGAATGGACTATATATAgcaggccagggctggagccagAGGACCAAGTTGGGACCATCCAG GCAGAAAATTTCCTACAGATCATGGAGACCTACAGTAAatccttgggcttccagccaggaGAG ATCTCCTCTGAACAGGCTGACCAGGACTCCTGGGGACCCACCAGCCCCAAGGCTTCCCAGCCCCCAGGGGTCAAGTCTCCACAGCCCTCCAGTCTTCAGGGGCCGAAATTCGAACACATCATGGCCACAAGGTCCTCTGACTGGCTCCAGCAGCCCTCTGGAGAGGACCACTCCCAAGTCTACCAGCTAGACACAAGGCCATCCTGGGACTCTGAGCCCCAGTTTTGGCAGGATGTTCTGACCCAGCAACTCTGGCAGATTTTTGCTGGGACCCACAATCAAGTGGACCAACCAACACATAAGT TGACAGAGCAGGTGCCAAACTTG GATAGCCAGGACCCAGATCCATGCTACTTTGGAACAGAACCCTATACCGAAGATGCTTTCG GTGTCCAAGAAGAGAGCACAAGGCCAGGCATGGCACCAGGAGTGATGCTCTCCTGTGTGGCTCAG GAGCCTGCCAGGAGAGCATATCCCTTTCTGAAACCCAT GTGCTGGGACCCCGAAGACTTTGAAGACACATGGAAGAGGCCGGATGCCTTGCCCTGGCAATCCAAGAAGTTCGCTGTCCCACACAGAATGAAGGTGATACGGATACTAAAACACAGGGAGCCTGTATTAGCCACAGCAGTCAGCAGCTTCACGAGGCATGTGTTCACCTGTGGCAGAGGTGGAGTCAGAGTGTGGAGCCTGGCCAGCCAGATGATGGAGGACAAGCTCCCTGACAGCTACCTGCGGGTACAG ACTCCCGGAGCCTACCTGCTCACCTGCCTACTTGCTTCTAACAGCACTACTCTGCTGACCGGGGGCCACAATTTGGCTGGTGTGAGTGTGTGGGACCTGATGGCACCCTCCCTGCACATTAGAGATGAGCTACCCTCTGCAGGTCTCacctgccaggccctggctgccAACCTGGAGGACAACCTGGCCTTCGGCAGCTTCACTGATGGCACCATCAGGATCTGGGACCTGCGGAGCCAGGGTGTAGTCAG GGACCTGCAGGGCCCCCCGAATGGAGCCAAGAGCATTGTTGTCAAGGACCGGAACATCTGGACAGGGGGTCTGGATGCCTGCCTGCGGCGCTGGGACCTGAGGACTGTCGGGGAGCCCCAGGAATACCAGTTTGAGTCTCAG ATAATAagcctctcccccaacccccgggAGGACTGGGTTCTGGTGGGCACAGCCAATGGCCAGCAGTGGCTGCAACCCACCCTTGGGGGCCAGAAATACATGGTGGGCTGTAAGGACAGCACCATCCTCGGTCTCAAGTTCTGTCCTCTCG GCCAGTGGTGGGTGAGCGTTGGGATGGACAACCTGGTCAGCATCTACAGCATGCCCACAGGAGCCAAGGTGTTACAG GTACCTGAAACCAGCTCTGTCATGTGCTGTGACGTGTCTTCTAACAACCGCCTGATCGCCACAGGGTCCAGGGACCATGCCTCAGTATACCAGATCACATACTAA
- the TLE6 gene encoding transducin-like enhancer protein 6 isoform X5, producing MSLCGHLSPQGHPPRMVRPPGTLAHREASLPTLNNQGILDQLKKQFPRIPPHLPAQVENIYYLLQEIRQCLQEHHRQAENFLQIMETYSKSLGFQPGEISSEQADQDSWGPTSPKASQPPGVKSPQPSSLQGPKFEHIMATRSSDWLQQPSGEDHSQVYQLDTRPSWDSEPQFWQDVLTQQLWQIFAGTHNQVDQPTHKLTEQVPNLDSQDPDPCYFGTEPYTEDAFVCSPPEPLHISHAGVQEESTRPGMAPGVMLSCVAQEPARRAYPFLKPMCWDPEDFEDTWKRPDALPWQSKKFAVPHRMKVIRILKHREPVLATAVSSFTRHVFTCGRGGVRVWSLASQMMEDKLPDSYLRVQTPGAYLLTCLLASNSTTLLTGGHNLAGVSVWDLMAPSLHIRDELPSAGLTCQALAANLEDNLAFGSFTDGTIRIWDLRSQGVVRDLQGPPNGAKSIVVKDRNIWTGGLDACLRRWDLRTVGEPQEYQFESQIISLSPNPREDWVLVGTANGQQWLQPTLGGQKYMVGCKDSTILGLKFCPLGQWWVSVGMDNLVSIYSMPTGAKVLQVPETSSVMCCDVSSNNRLIATGSRDHASVYQITY from the exons ATGTCCTTGTGTGGCCATCTTAGCCCTCAGGGGCACCCTCCAAGGATGGTGAGGCCCCCAGGAACTTTG GCTCATCGTGAGGCCAGCCTTCCCACCCTGAATAATCAGGGCATCCTGGATCAGCTCAAGAAGCAGTTCCCTAG GATACCCCCTCACTTGCCAGCACAGGTGGAGAACATTTACTACTTG CTCCAGGAGATCCGGCAGTGTCTACAGGAGCATCACAGGCAG GCAGAAAATTTCCTACAGATCATGGAGACCTACAGTAAatccttgggcttccagccaggaGAG ATCTCCTCTGAACAGGCTGACCAGGACTCCTGGGGACCCACCAGCCCCAAGGCTTCCCAGCCCCCAGGGGTCAAGTCTCCACAGCCCTCCAGTCTTCAGGGGCCGAAATTCGAACACATCATGGCCACAAGGTCCTCTGACTGGCTCCAGCAGCCCTCTGGAGAGGACCACTCCCAAGTCTACCAGCTAGACACAAGGCCATCCTGGGACTCTGAGCCCCAGTTTTGGCAGGATGTTCTGACCCAGCAACTCTGGCAGATTTTTGCTGGGACCCACAATCAAGTGGACCAACCAACACATAAGT TGACAGAGCAGGTGCCAAACTTG GATAGCCAGGACCCAGATCCATGCTACTTTGGAACAGAACCCTATACCGAAGATGCTTTCG TTTGCAGTCCACCTGAGCCCCTCCACATTTCCCATGCAGGTGTCCAAGAAGAGAGCACAAGGCCAGGCATGGCACCAGGAGTGATGCTCTCCTGTGTGGCTCAG GAGCCTGCCAGGAGAGCATATCCCTTTCTGAAACCCAT GTGCTGGGACCCCGAAGACTTTGAAGACACATGGAAGAGGCCGGATGCCTTGCCCTGGCAATCCAAGAAGTTCGCTGTCCCACACAGAATGAAGGTGATACGGATACTAAAACACAGGGAGCCTGTATTAGCCACAGCAGTCAGCAGCTTCACGAGGCATGTGTTCACCTGTGGCAGAGGTGGAGTCAGAGTGTGGAGCCTGGCCAGCCAGATGATGGAGGACAAGCTCCCTGACAGCTACCTGCGGGTACAG ACTCCCGGAGCCTACCTGCTCACCTGCCTACTTGCTTCTAACAGCACTACTCTGCTGACCGGGGGCCACAATTTGGCTGGTGTGAGTGTGTGGGACCTGATGGCACCCTCCCTGCACATTAGAGATGAGCTACCCTCTGCAGGTCTCacctgccaggccctggctgccAACCTGGAGGACAACCTGGCCTTCGGCAGCTTCACTGATGGCACCATCAGGATCTGGGACCTGCGGAGCCAGGGTGTAGTCAG GGACCTGCAGGGCCCCCCGAATGGAGCCAAGAGCATTGTTGTCAAGGACCGGAACATCTGGACAGGGGGTCTGGATGCCTGCCTGCGGCGCTGGGACCTGAGGACTGTCGGGGAGCCCCAGGAATACCAGTTTGAGTCTCAG ATAATAagcctctcccccaacccccgggAGGACTGGGTTCTGGTGGGCACAGCCAATGGCCAGCAGTGGCTGCAACCCACCCTTGGGGGCCAGAAATACATGGTGGGCTGTAAGGACAGCACCATCCTCGGTCTCAAGTTCTGTCCTCTCG GCCAGTGGTGGGTGAGCGTTGGGATGGACAACCTGGTCAGCATCTACAGCATGCCCACAGGAGCCAAGGTGTTACAG GTACCTGAAACCAGCTCTGTCATGTGCTGTGACGTGTCTTCTAACAACCGCCTGATCGCCACAGGGTCCAGGGACCATGCCTCAGTATACCAGATCACATACTAA
- the TLE6 gene encoding transducin-like enhancer protein 6 isoform X9, with product MSLCGHLSPQGHPPRMVRPPGTLLQEIRQCLQEHHRQAENFLQIMETYSKSLGFQPGEISSEQADQDSWGPTSPKASQPPGVKSPQPSSLQGPKFEHIMATRSSDWLQQPSGEDHSQVYQLDTRPSWDSEPQFWQDVLTQQLWQIFAGTHNQVDQPTHKLTEQVPNLDSQDPDPCYFGTEPYTEDAFVCSPPEPLHISHAGVQEESTRPGMAPGVMLSCVAQEPARRAYPFLKPMCWDPEDFEDTWKRPDALPWQSKKFAVPHRMKVIRILKHREPVLATAVSSFTRHVFTCGRGGVRVWSLASQMMEDKLPDSYLRVQTPGAYLLTCLLASNSTTLLTGGHNLAGVSVWDLMAPSLHIRDELPSAGLTCQALAANLEDNLAFGSFTDGTIRIWDLRSQGVVRDLQGPPNGAKSIVVKDRNIWTGGLDACLRRWDLRTVGEPQEYQFESQIISLSPNPREDWVLVGTANGQQWLQPTLGGQKYMVGCKDSTILGLKFCPLGQWWVSVGMDNLVSIYSMPTGAKVLQVPETSSVMCCDVSSNNRLIATGSRDHASVYQITY from the exons ATGTCCTTGTGTGGCCATCTTAGCCCTCAGGGGCACCCTCCAAGGATGGTGAGGCCCCCAGGAACTTTG CTCCAGGAGATCCGGCAGTGTCTACAGGAGCATCACAGGCAG GCAGAAAATTTCCTACAGATCATGGAGACCTACAGTAAatccttgggcttccagccaggaGAG ATCTCCTCTGAACAGGCTGACCAGGACTCCTGGGGACCCACCAGCCCCAAGGCTTCCCAGCCCCCAGGGGTCAAGTCTCCACAGCCCTCCAGTCTTCAGGGGCCGAAATTCGAACACATCATGGCCACAAGGTCCTCTGACTGGCTCCAGCAGCCCTCTGGAGAGGACCACTCCCAAGTCTACCAGCTAGACACAAGGCCATCCTGGGACTCTGAGCCCCAGTTTTGGCAGGATGTTCTGACCCAGCAACTCTGGCAGATTTTTGCTGGGACCCACAATCAAGTGGACCAACCAACACATAAGT TGACAGAGCAGGTGCCAAACTTG GATAGCCAGGACCCAGATCCATGCTACTTTGGAACAGAACCCTATACCGAAGATGCTTTCG TTTGCAGTCCACCTGAGCCCCTCCACATTTCCCATGCAGGTGTCCAAGAAGAGAGCACAAGGCCAGGCATGGCACCAGGAGTGATGCTCTCCTGTGTGGCTCAG GAGCCTGCCAGGAGAGCATATCCCTTTCTGAAACCCAT GTGCTGGGACCCCGAAGACTTTGAAGACACATGGAAGAGGCCGGATGCCTTGCCCTGGCAATCCAAGAAGTTCGCTGTCCCACACAGAATGAAGGTGATACGGATACTAAAACACAGGGAGCCTGTATTAGCCACAGCAGTCAGCAGCTTCACGAGGCATGTGTTCACCTGTGGCAGAGGTGGAGTCAGAGTGTGGAGCCTGGCCAGCCAGATGATGGAGGACAAGCTCCCTGACAGCTACCTGCGGGTACAG ACTCCCGGAGCCTACCTGCTCACCTGCCTACTTGCTTCTAACAGCACTACTCTGCTGACCGGGGGCCACAATTTGGCTGGTGTGAGTGTGTGGGACCTGATGGCACCCTCCCTGCACATTAGAGATGAGCTACCCTCTGCAGGTCTCacctgccaggccctggctgccAACCTGGAGGACAACCTGGCCTTCGGCAGCTTCACTGATGGCACCATCAGGATCTGGGACCTGCGGAGCCAGGGTGTAGTCAG GGACCTGCAGGGCCCCCCGAATGGAGCCAAGAGCATTGTTGTCAAGGACCGGAACATCTGGACAGGGGGTCTGGATGCCTGCCTGCGGCGCTGGGACCTGAGGACTGTCGGGGAGCCCCAGGAATACCAGTTTGAGTCTCAG ATAATAagcctctcccccaacccccgggAGGACTGGGTTCTGGTGGGCACAGCCAATGGCCAGCAGTGGCTGCAACCCACCCTTGGGGGCCAGAAATACATGGTGGGCTGTAAGGACAGCACCATCCTCGGTCTCAAGTTCTGTCCTCTCG GCCAGTGGTGGGTGAGCGTTGGGATGGACAACCTGGTCAGCATCTACAGCATGCCCACAGGAGCCAAGGTGTTACAG GTACCTGAAACCAGCTCTGTCATGTGCTGTGACGTGTCTTCTAACAACCGCCTGATCGCCACAGGGTCCAGGGACCATGCCTCAGTATACCAGATCACATACTAA